The Desulfatiglans anilini DSM 4660 genome segment CATGGCTTCTTATATCAAACAAGTCCATAAGACGAAGCGCCCGGTTATCATTACACAGCATGGCAAAGGCGTTGCCGTGCTGTTGAGCGCAAGTGAATTTGAAGCCATGCAAAAAAAGATGGAAC includes the following:
- a CDS encoding type II toxin-antitoxin system Phd/YefM family antitoxin — encoded protein: MSEVRNAMASYIKQVHKTKRPVIITQHGKGVAVLLSASEFEAMQKKMELLSDVQSSLNQLAKGEGILHQEAKDKLLKRVPQCR